A single region of the Enterococcus mundtii genome encodes:
- a CDS encoding FUSC family protein — protein MVKSYFTFNKIQENPFRIMNLMVLIFLVLWIGYINHNFLISSFSSLGIFTFFYYQNIPMKQLLKRLFLIGCGLLLAFTLGLLSTYVIWLEPFAVGAVAFFSRFILRLFHISKPGGLFFAMLAAMGTSMSVPFSHLPTVASFFFMGVVFALIAAFLTKKMDSRPEQEVIKVSLKERFHQEPLVIIDSIFYSAALFLSVYVSHGLNMKNPYWLTLSCASILLAENLDAMKHRQVQYLIGSMLGLCLSAVLSLIPFSQLETIFLITFLYGISQFLVARNYAVANIFLNPMALMLSTLVRNTYLISLIEYRFIGIVIGSFIGLGVAWVMNIGLQHYLAVVKEKYET, from the coding sequence ATGGTTAAATCTTATTTTACATTTAACAAAATTCAAGAAAATCCATTTCGTATCATGAATCTGATGGTGCTGATCTTTCTCGTTTTATGGATCGGTTACATCAATCATAATTTTTTGATTTCAAGTTTCTCTTCTCTAGGTATCTTTACCTTCTTTTACTACCAGAACATTCCGATGAAGCAATTACTAAAGCGCCTATTTTTGATTGGTTGCGGTCTATTACTGGCTTTTACATTAGGGCTATTGTCGACGTATGTCATCTGGCTTGAACCATTTGCTGTTGGAGCAGTTGCTTTTTTCAGTCGGTTTATTTTGCGTTTGTTCCATATTTCTAAACCAGGGGGCTTATTCTTTGCGATGTTAGCGGCTATGGGAACGAGTATGTCCGTTCCATTTTCTCATTTGCCGACAGTAGCTTCTTTTTTCTTTATGGGTGTTGTGTTTGCTTTGATTGCTGCATTTCTAACGAAAAAAATGGATTCGCGCCCGGAACAGGAAGTGATAAAGGTATCTTTGAAGGAGCGTTTTCACCAAGAACCTTTAGTGATCATTGATTCGATTTTTTACAGCGCTGCATTATTCCTTTCCGTTTATGTGAGCCATGGCTTGAACATGAAAAATCCTTATTGGCTGACACTGTCTTGTGCCTCGATTTTATTAGCTGAGAATTTAGATGCGATGAAACATCGGCAAGTGCAATATTTGATTGGTTCGATGTTAGGGTTGTGTTTATCGGCTGTCTTATCACTGATTCCTTTTTCCCAACTTGAAACGATTTTTTTAATTACGTTTCTTTATGGTATTTCTCAGTTTTTAGTTGCCCGAAATTATGCAGTGGCGAATATTTTCTTGAACCCCATGGCATTGATGCTTTCGACATTGGTCAGGAACACGTACTTGATCTCATTGATCGAGTATCGTTTTATTGGTATCGTCATCGGTAGTTTCATTGGTCTAGGTGTAGCCTGGGTAATGAATATCGGTCTGCAACATTACTTAGCAGTTGTGAAAGAAAAATATGAAACATAA